One Nocardia iowensis DNA window includes the following coding sequences:
- a CDS encoding DUF3558 domain-containing protein — translation MKKVSAAAAVLFSVVVAASSCSSTQPNSTTQAEQPAYPEFLSAEDKATIAYRDTLRTLDPCGYLDDAAIRRIGTPTYIGAESIFSWCTVRFASPSAVPGIGSISAAMMRSGSADATHQVGEVKAWTIPSAKPGEFCRAGIPVDDRSDIVLSAYADPDARADEPKGDLCATALDLARATVPHRLERPLRATSQRAHINSRLATLDPCSVLGTIAQGHRPALASPDADPYVDPWKCEFLLNPDDGSTAQIVRYMFESDAAHMTAKGTRKETTIGGLRATEDPTPGDHLAAGTCEISLSTAPQPPVIEPGAPTGRADAGYSEIITIRALNGCAPARTTAEELARLYRQLPG, via the coding sequence GTGAAGAAGGTGAGCGCCGCTGCCGCGGTTCTGTTTTCGGTTGTCGTCGCCGCGTCGTCCTGTTCGTCCACCCAGCCGAACTCGACTACGCAGGCTGAACAACCTGCGTATCCGGAGTTCCTGTCGGCGGAGGACAAAGCGACGATCGCCTACCGCGACACCCTGCGCACACTGGATCCATGCGGCTATCTCGACGATGCGGCGATACGCCGGATCGGGACACCGACCTACATCGGCGCGGAATCCATTTTCAGCTGGTGCACAGTGCGCTTCGCATCCCCGAGCGCGGTACCGGGTATCGGCTCGATCAGCGCCGCCATGATGCGATCGGGGTCAGCGGACGCGACACACCAGGTCGGGGAGGTCAAGGCATGGACCATCCCTTCTGCGAAGCCGGGAGAGTTCTGCAGGGCGGGCATTCCCGTCGACGACCGCTCGGACATCGTTTTGAGCGCTTACGCCGATCCCGACGCCAGGGCAGACGAACCGAAAGGCGACCTGTGCGCGACGGCGCTGGACCTCGCCAGGGCGACTGTTCCGCACCGTCTCGAACGCCCACTACGGGCGACATCTCAACGCGCACACATCAACTCACGCCTGGCCACGCTCGACCCGTGTTCCGTACTCGGCACCATCGCACAAGGGCACCGACCAGCTCTGGCATCCCCGGACGCCGACCCCTATGTGGACCCGTGGAAATGCGAATTTCTGCTCAACCCCGACGACGGCTCCACGGCCCAGATTGTCCGCTACATGTTCGAATCCGACGCCGCACACATGACGGCGAAGGGCACCCGCAAGGAGACCACGATCGGCGGGCTCCGCGCCACCGAGGACCCCACCCCCGGGGACCACTTGGCCGCGGGAACCTGCGAGATCAGCCTCTCGACCGCTCCGCAGCCACCTGTCATCGAACCCGGCGCACCTACCGGGCGCGCGGACGCCGGATACTCCGAGATCATCACGATCCGAGCCCTCAACGGGTGCGCCCCGGCCCGCACCACGGCCGAAGAACTCGCCCGGCTCTACCGTCAGCTCCCCGGCTGA
- a CDS encoding alpha-hydroxy-acid oxidizing protein, translating to MMSHATGTEVTGRAGDRSGDHHGHARQEAIYRPGAFGRKPAVPTDFTDLERAAIRRMSKRAVAYLAGGAGNSATVDNNRRALDRWAIVPRMLRDTSQRSLRTELFGRVLPAPVLVAPVGAGALVHRKADVHIGAAAAALGIPYIFSNQGSAPMEQTAAEMDRVAAKNGGVSAPRWFQLYYSTDEALVYSLIGRAEAIGAEALVVTLDTTQLGWRPQDLNIGSLPFSQAVGIDQYTSDPRFAEMVDEHLAAAKRSGERPKTEVTLGGLRTLLAMSRNMPGKFLRNLVSPIPRAAVETFLATYSRPSLNWQDVTALRTRTKLPILVKGIQHPDDARKAVDLGIDGIVVSNHGGRQVDGGIGAADALVDVVGAVGDRTKIVFDSGIRGGADIFKALSLGADAVAIGRPHMYGLALAGRRGVQEVLENFVAELDLTLGLSGFNSPAELSPEALQRIR from the coding sequence ATGATGTCGCATGCCACCGGCACCGAGGTCACCGGCCGGGCCGGGGATCGGTCCGGTGACCACCATGGGCATGCCCGGCAAGAGGCGATCTATCGGCCCGGCGCCTTCGGCCGCAAACCCGCCGTACCGACCGACTTCACCGACCTCGAACGCGCCGCGATCCGACGCATGTCGAAGCGAGCCGTGGCCTACCTGGCCGGTGGCGCCGGCAACAGTGCCACCGTGGACAACAACCGGCGGGCATTGGATCGTTGGGCGATCGTGCCGCGCATGCTGCGCGACACCTCGCAGCGCAGCCTGAGAACCGAGCTGTTCGGCCGCGTGTTGCCCGCTCCGGTGTTGGTGGCTCCGGTCGGTGCGGGAGCGCTGGTGCACCGCAAGGCCGATGTGCATATCGGCGCTGCCGCCGCAGCCCTGGGAATCCCCTACATCTTTTCCAACCAGGGTTCGGCGCCAATGGAGCAGACCGCCGCCGAGATGGACCGGGTCGCGGCGAAAAACGGCGGTGTCAGCGCGCCGCGCTGGTTCCAGCTCTACTACTCCACCGATGAAGCGCTCGTCTACAGCTTGATCGGCCGGGCCGAAGCCATTGGTGCCGAAGCACTGGTCGTGACCCTTGACACCACCCAATTGGGTTGGCGGCCCCAGGATCTCAATATCGGGAGTCTGCCGTTCAGCCAGGCGGTGGGCATCGACCAGTACACCTCCGATCCTCGATTCGCCGAGATGGTGGACGAACATCTAGCCGCAGCGAAACGTAGCGGCGAACGGCCGAAGACCGAGGTGACCCTCGGCGGATTGCGCACGCTGCTGGCGATGTCGCGCAACATGCCGGGAAAGTTCTTGCGCAACCTCGTCTCACCGATACCACGGGCCGCCGTGGAAACCTTCCTGGCAACTTACTCGCGTCCGTCCCTGAATTGGCAAGACGTCACCGCCTTGCGTACGCGAACCAAGCTGCCGATCCTGGTCAAAGGAATCCAGCACCCCGACGATGCCCGCAAGGCGGTCGATCTTGGCATCGACGGCATCGTGGTCTCCAACCACGGTGGCCGCCAGGTCGACGGGGGAATCGGGGCGGCTGATGCGCTGGTCGATGTCGTTGGCGCGGTCGGCGACCGAACGAAAATCGTCTTCGACTCGGGAATCCGGGGTGGCGCAGACATTTTCAAAGCGCTGTCGCTCGGTGCGGACGCGGTAGCTATCGGCCGCCCACACATGTACGGCTTGGCTCTGGCGGGCCGCCGCGGCGTCCAGGAGGTGCTGGAGAACTTCGTTGCCGAACTCGACCTGACATTGGGCCTGTCCGGCTTCAATTCTCCCGCCGAGCTCTCGCCGGAGGCGTTGCAGCGAATCCGATAA
- a CDS encoding serine hydrolase domain-containing protein → MWLKLGVLGVAFLAATACGVDDPADTREMGREQVTAALNDAVRLGFPGAQAVVADKGHNWTVAAGAGDLVTGEPFADDARVRIGSNTKTFVATVMLQLVAEGKVELDAPVERYLPGVVHGPGIDGNRITIRNLLQHTSGLPEYAAEFGAVPKPGQIGFMTEQVRWQTADMAAILRNALTAPADFEPGARWEYSNTNYAVAGMVIEEITGDSVGAEITHRIIEPLGLRDTYYPAPDEIDIRGPHPVGYTEIGGQRVDYTSQNVSAAGAAGAMVATGADLNRFFTALLDGKLIAPAQLAEMKSVRSIAENSAVAYGLGLMRIAMPCGTEVWGHTGGIPGSLTNVGVVPATGRAVTIALNQDFTDKERSPAGMNALSAAVCPAP, encoded by the coding sequence GTGTGGTTGAAACTTGGGGTGCTCGGAGTGGCGTTTTTGGCGGCGACGGCTTGCGGCGTGGACGATCCGGCCGATACGCGGGAAATGGGTCGGGAGCAGGTCACTGCGGCCTTGAACGATGCTGTGCGGCTGGGGTTTCCGGGCGCACAGGCGGTGGTCGCCGATAAAGGTCACAACTGGACGGTCGCCGCGGGTGCCGGTGATCTGGTCACCGGCGAGCCGTTCGCCGACGATGCCCGGGTCCGGATCGGTAGCAACACCAAGACATTCGTGGCGACGGTCATGCTGCAGTTGGTGGCCGAGGGCAAGGTCGAATTGGATGCGCCGGTGGAGCGGTATCTGCCGGGGGTCGTGCACGGTCCGGGTATCGACGGGAACCGGATCACGATCCGAAATCTATTGCAGCACACCAGCGGACTGCCCGAATACGCGGCGGAGTTCGGGGCCGTTCCCAAGCCGGGCCAAATCGGCTTCATGACCGAACAGGTGCGGTGGCAGACCGCGGATATGGCCGCGATCCTGCGGAATGCCCTGACCGCGCCCGCTGATTTCGAGCCCGGCGCGAGATGGGAGTACTCCAACACCAATTACGCCGTCGCCGGGATGGTGATCGAGGAGATCACCGGCGATTCGGTCGGCGCGGAGATCACTCATCGCATCATCGAGCCGCTCGGTTTGCGCGACACCTACTACCCGGCGCCTGACGAAATCGATATCCGCGGACCGCATCCCGTCGGTTACACCGAGATCGGCGGACAGCGGGTCGACTACACGAGCCAGAATGTGTCGGCGGCCGGTGCGGCGGGAGCGATGGTCGCTACCGGCGCGGACCTCAACCGGTTCTTCACCGCACTCCTGGACGGAAAACTGATTGCGCCCGCGCAGTTGGCGGAAATGAAGAGTGTCAGGTCGATCGCCGAGAACAGCGCAGTGGCATACGGACTCGGGTTGATGCGGATCGCGATGCCCTGCGGAACAGAAGTCTGGGGGCATACCGGTGGCATACCTGGGTCACTCACCAATGTCGGTGTGGTTCCGGCTACTGGGCGGGCCGTGACCATCGCGCTCAATCAAGACTTCACCGACAAGGAGCGTTCCCCCGCTGGAATGAATGCGCTCAGTGCCGCGGTCTGCCCGGCGCCCTAG
- a CDS encoding S66 peptidase family protein has product MEERFYPRKLVPGDRVAIVSPSGGLAEVFPEPYELGLRRLRSEFELEPVEYPTTRRLHTAPAQRAADLHAAFADPDIAAVIASIGGEDQITVLPHLDRELIRTNPKPFFGYSDNTNLLAYLWNTGLVGYHGGSIMVEFGRPGAMHALTAASLRAALFTSGEHELTACAETGHKQRRWDEPGALDTVPQMEPAQDWHWHHPTGVIEGVAWGGCLEILSWLLMADREVRPPETYAGCVLVAETSEEMPSATEVYRVLRNMGERGLLAQFSAALIGRAKNWSFEQPLSDAERARYTADQRAAVLRAFAEYAPHATIVFDVDFGHTDPQVVLPIGGRIRIDGPARRITVQY; this is encoded by the coding sequence ATGGAGGAACGGTTCTATCCGCGCAAGTTGGTTCCCGGTGATCGGGTGGCGATCGTGTCCCCGTCCGGCGGGCTGGCCGAGGTCTTTCCCGAACCCTATGAACTGGGCCTACGGCGGCTGCGTAGCGAATTCGAGCTCGAGCCCGTCGAGTACCCGACCACCCGCCGATTGCACACCGCGCCCGCGCAACGCGCGGCCGACCTGCACGCGGCATTCGCCGATCCGGACATTGCCGCGGTGATCGCGAGCATCGGCGGCGAGGACCAGATCACCGTGCTCCCGCACCTGGACCGCGAGCTGATCCGGACCAACCCGAAACCGTTCTTCGGCTACAGCGACAACACGAATCTGCTTGCCTACCTGTGGAATACCGGACTCGTCGGCTATCACGGCGGCTCGATCATGGTCGAGTTCGGCCGCCCCGGCGCCATGCACGCACTGACCGCCGCGTCGCTGCGGGCAGCGCTGTTCACCTCGGGCGAACACGAACTCACCGCGTGCGCCGAGACCGGGCACAAGCAGCGGCGCTGGGACGAACCCGGCGCACTGGACACCGTGCCGCAGATGGAACCAGCGCAGGACTGGCACTGGCACCACCCCACCGGCGTAATCGAAGGCGTGGCCTGGGGCGGCTGCCTGGAGATCCTGTCCTGGCTGTTGATGGCCGACCGCGAGGTACGCCCGCCCGAGACCTACGCGGGTTGCGTGCTCGTCGCCGAGACCTCGGAGGAAATGCCCAGTGCCACCGAGGTTTACCGGGTCCTGCGCAATATGGGCGAACGGGGACTACTTGCCCAATTCTCCGCAGCGCTTATCGGGCGAGCGAAGAACTGGTCGTTCGAGCAACCATTGTCCGACGCGGAGCGAGCCCGCTACACCGCCGACCAACGGGCTGCGGTGCTACGCGCATTCGCCGAATACGCGCCCCACGCAACGATCGTCTTCGACGTCGACTTCGGCCACACCGACCCCCAAGTCGTCCTCCCCATCGGTGGGCGGATCCGGATAGACGGCCCCGCCCGCCGAATTACCGTCCAGTACTAG
- a CDS encoding helix-turn-helix transcriptional regulator — MPVTVSSSRRTELASFLRSRRDRITPADVGMPPGLRRRTPGLRREEVALLSGIGVTWYTWLEQGRPINVSGRVLDAIADTLQLSGPERDHLYHLADVLIPGVATIAAGITPTVQAILDSISGFPAAALNSRWDVLGWNTPCAALWPRLTAPDSSRNVLWELFVTPECCRRFVNRDTGLPHMVASFRAAFGQHLDDPAWTELIRRLSAASPEFAQMWATHDVATPPSSVMTYRHAGIGELSFSLTTLDLTATPETRLTIWTPADDESKRRMDWLLANPDAPSVDHTH, encoded by the coding sequence GTGCCTGTGACCGTGTCTTCCTCCCGTCGGACCGAGCTCGCCTCGTTTCTGCGCAGCCGCAGGGACCGCATCACGCCCGCCGACGTCGGCATGCCGCCGGGGTTGCGGCGCCGGACGCCGGGTTTGCGGCGCGAGGAGGTCGCGTTGCTCTCCGGAATCGGTGTCACCTGGTACACGTGGCTGGAGCAAGGGCGGCCGATCAACGTCAGCGGGCGAGTCCTCGACGCCATCGCCGACACCTTGCAGCTCAGCGGCCCCGAACGCGACCACCTCTACCACCTGGCCGACGTACTGATCCCCGGGGTGGCGACCATCGCGGCCGGAATCACGCCCACTGTGCAGGCCATCCTCGACAGCATTTCCGGGTTTCCTGCCGCGGCGCTCAACAGTCGCTGGGATGTACTCGGCTGGAACACACCGTGCGCGGCGTTGTGGCCGCGGCTGACCGCGCCGGACAGCTCCCGTAACGTCCTATGGGAACTGTTCGTCACCCCCGAGTGCTGTCGGCGGTTCGTGAATCGGGATACCGGACTGCCGCACATGGTGGCTTCGTTCCGCGCGGCATTCGGCCAGCATCTCGACGACCCCGCGTGGACCGAACTGATCCGCCGACTCTCCGCCGCCAGCCCCGAGTTCGCCCAGATGTGGGCCACCCACGACGTGGCAACGCCACCGAGCTCGGTCATGACCTACCGGCACGCCGGGATCGGCGAACTCTCGTTCTCGCTCACCACCCTCGACCTCACCGCAACCCCCGAAACCCGCCTCACCATCTGGACCCCGGCCGATGACGAAAGCAAGCGCCGAATGGACTGGCTGCTAGCCAACCCAGACGCTCCCTCCGTGGACCACACGCACTAG
- a CDS encoding AMP-dependent synthetase/ligase, with protein MSAATERARFERSIAGRTICQALADTARHHPELPAFTQNGSAMTWGETRQQVLEVAAGFAELGMEPGDVVVLAMGIRTEHVIADLGVVHAGGVPSTVHDTLAADQIAYVASDCAAKFAVLDGQEQLDRWLPVLSELPGLRKIVVVDETACPTGERFISWHELLRIGRDRRTAAIDDRWQALAPDDTLTILYTSGTTGNPKGVIITHRMALYQEAVSSAAASATRGTEVCHIPFTAVSARMFNLYMPVVRGSHTHFCADLAQLPAVLREARPHIFRGVPRDWEQMMATIQAGLGLESEAVAAAMRVGRAYVESHQYGHPSAPELADEFAAADASVLAELRAQIGLDRVLYTMSAGAPLPIEVSRFFAGLGLLILDVYGMTEMTGAVAGNNPLAYKLGTVGRPLPGIELRLAADGEIQVRGAACTPGYLGLPTATAELIDDDGWLHTGDIGVFDADGFLSLVGRKKEIIITANGKNIAPALVENLLKAHPLIGHALVFGDRRPNLVAILTLEIEVAQAWAAARGIGADPVELAQHPTVLAEVESAVAAANARLAPFQQVRAWSLLSARWAAQSGELTSTGKLKRQVVHAKYADTFDAMYSA; from the coding sequence ATGAGTGCGGCAACGGAGCGGGCACGGTTCGAGCGGTCGATCGCGGGCAGGACGATCTGCCAGGCGCTGGCCGACACGGCCCGGCACCATCCCGAACTTCCGGCATTCACCCAGAACGGGTCGGCCATGACGTGGGGTGAGACCCGGCAGCAGGTGCTCGAGGTGGCCGCGGGGTTTGCCGAGCTGGGTATGGAGCCCGGTGACGTGGTGGTCCTGGCCATGGGCATCCGCACCGAACACGTCATCGCCGATCTAGGGGTAGTGCACGCGGGTGGGGTCCCCAGCACGGTCCACGACACCCTCGCCGCCGACCAGATCGCCTATGTCGCAAGCGATTGCGCCGCGAAGTTCGCCGTCCTGGACGGTCAGGAACAGCTCGACCGATGGCTGCCGGTGCTGTCCGAACTACCAGGACTTCGCAAGATCGTGGTGGTCGACGAAACGGCATGTCCCACCGGGGAACGGTTCATCAGCTGGCACGAGTTGCTGCGAATAGGCCGGGACCGGCGCACCGCCGCGATCGACGACCGCTGGCAGGCGCTCGCCCCCGACGACACGCTCACCATCCTCTACACCTCGGGAACCACGGGAAACCCGAAGGGCGTGATCATCACCCATCGGATGGCGCTGTATCAGGAGGCCGTCTCGTCAGCGGCCGCCTCCGCTACGCGCGGCACCGAGGTCTGCCACATCCCGTTCACAGCCGTCTCCGCCCGAATGTTCAACCTCTACATGCCGGTGGTGCGCGGCTCCCACACGCATTTCTGCGCCGACCTCGCACAATTGCCCGCGGTACTGCGGGAGGCCCGTCCGCACATTTTCCGCGGCGTGCCCCGGGACTGGGAACAGATGATGGCCACCATCCAGGCCGGACTCGGCCTGGAGAGCGAAGCGGTCGCCGCCGCGATGCGAGTGGGGCGGGCCTACGTGGAAAGTCACCAGTACGGCCATCCGTCCGCACCAGAACTAGCCGACGAGTTCGCGGCCGCCGATGCATCGGTACTCGCGGAACTGCGCGCCCAGATCGGGCTGGACCGGGTGCTGTACACGATGAGCGCCGGTGCCCCGCTGCCGATCGAGGTATCCCGTTTCTTCGCCGGTTTGGGACTGCTCATCCTCGACGTCTACGGCATGACCGAGATGACCGGCGCGGTCGCCGGAAACAACCCTCTCGCCTACAAACTGGGGACGGTCGGCCGACCACTGCCCGGCATCGAACTGCGCCTCGCCGCAGATGGCGAGATCCAGGTCCGGGGTGCCGCGTGCACCCCCGGATATCTCGGATTGCCCACGGCCACAGCCGAACTGATCGACGACGACGGCTGGTTGCATACCGGCGACATCGGCGTATTCGACGCCGACGGCTTCCTGTCCCTGGTCGGCCGGAAGAAGGAAATCATCATCACCGCCAATGGAAAGAACATCGCACCAGCGCTGGTGGAGAACCTGCTGAAGGCACACCCGCTGATCGGCCACGCCCTGGTCTTCGGCGACCGACGCCCGAACCTTGTCGCCATACTCACCCTGGAAATCGAGGTAGCCCAAGCGTGGGCGGCGGCCCGCGGGATCGGTGCGGACCCGGTTGAGCTCGCCCAACATCCGACGGTATTGGCCGAGGTCGAGTCGGCCGTCGCGGCGGCCAATGCCCGGCTCGCCCCATTCCAGCAGGTCAGGGCCTGGTCGTTGCTGTCGGCGCGGTGGGCCGCGCAGAGCGGAGAACTGACGTCCACCGGCAAGCTCAAGCGACAGGTCGTACACGCCAAATACGCCGACACATTCGACGCCATGTACTCCGCCTGA
- a CDS encoding acyl-CoA thioesterase: MSTEPFTIRFAVRSYELDTQHHVAHTVYMQYADQSRFACAKAAGLSPARLLADGLGPINLETTLRYHSELRGDDDVDVSCAFIWGTGKTHRVEHVLRKPDGTLVAEVNSVSGLLDLRTRRLVSDPAAALRARATEPGLLGLA; the protein is encoded by the coding sequence ATGAGCACCGAACCGTTCACCATCCGATTTGCTGTCCGCAGCTACGAACTCGACACCCAGCACCACGTCGCCCACACCGTCTACATGCAATACGCCGACCAGTCCCGCTTCGCCTGCGCCAAAGCGGCCGGGCTGTCCCCCGCCCGGCTGCTGGCTGACGGCCTCGGTCCGATAAATCTCGAAACCACCCTGCGCTACCACAGCGAACTGCGCGGCGACGACGACGTCGATGTGTCGTGCGCCTTCATTTGGGGCACCGGCAAAACTCACCGCGTCGAACACGTCCTGCGCAAGCCGGACGGAACCCTGGTCGCCGAGGTCAACAGCGTCAGCGGGCTGCTCGACCTACGCACCCGACGCCTGGTCAGCGATCCGGCAGCGGCGCTGCGTGCTCGTGCTACCGAACCCGGCCTGCTCGGCCTCGCCTGA
- a CDS encoding PepSY domain-containing protein, with product MVAAAVVTASCGNDSTDTSTTSTTAGITTINSTPTTGANVAQIDLAHHTFPVSAQDALGTARKNFDGTVTKIELEREGVNAQNIYVYKVELMSDTEKYAAQVSADSGAIVAEKKEPLDADEQGTERTKEAVNLDSAVPLSQAMDTASKARPGRIEKWKIEGKNNTAQYEFDIESPGTNDEDYEVQVDAYSGQLKTAG from the coding sequence GTGGTTGCGGCGGCGGTAGTAACGGCGTCCTGCGGCAACGACTCGACGGACACGAGCACGACCAGCACAACCGCAGGCATAACGACGATAAACAGCACCCCGACGACCGGTGCGAACGTCGCGCAGATCGACCTCGCGCACCATACGTTCCCGGTGAGCGCTCAGGACGCACTCGGCACCGCTCGAAAGAATTTCGACGGCACGGTGACGAAAATCGAACTGGAGCGCGAGGGTGTCAACGCCCAAAATATCTACGTCTACAAGGTCGAACTGATGTCGGATACGGAGAAATATGCCGCACAGGTCTCCGCCGACTCCGGCGCGATCGTCGCCGAGAAAAAGGAGCCCTTGGATGCGGACGAGCAGGGCACCGAGCGCACCAAGGAGGCCGTCAACCTCGACTCCGCGGTGCCGTTGAGCCAGGCGATGGATACCGCCTCGAAGGCCCGTCCCGGCCGTATCGAGAAGTGGAAGATCGAGGGCAAGAACAACACGGCGCAGTACGAGTTCGATATCGAGAGCCCCGGCACCAATGACGAAGACTACGAGGTGCAGGTAGACGCTTACTCCGGCCAGCTCAAAACGGCGGGGTAG
- a CDS encoding CBS domain-containing protein yields MQAKQIAEDYPSVTMESDALAAAKLLAEHRLPGIVVTDGSSAPRAVLPASQVVRFLVPRYVQDDPALAGVLSESVADRIADALRGKTVGELLPEPAPKSKSVLPVARADDTVVEVAALMARSRSPLIAVVDGTKMVGVITASRLLQVALADM; encoded by the coding sequence GTGCAGGCAAAACAGATAGCCGAGGACTACCCGTCGGTCACCATGGAGTCCGATGCGCTGGCCGCGGCGAAGTTGCTGGCCGAGCATCGGCTCCCCGGCATCGTGGTCACCGACGGCAGCTCGGCACCGCGGGCGGTGCTGCCCGCGTCGCAGGTGGTGCGGTTCCTGGTACCGCGGTATGTGCAGGACGATCCCGCGCTGGCGGGCGTGCTGTCCGAGTCGGTGGCCGACCGGATCGCGGATGCGTTGCGCGGCAAGACCGTTGGCGAACTACTGCCGGAACCGGCGCCGAAGTCCAAGTCGGTACTTCCGGTCGCTCGCGCGGACGACACCGTCGTGGAGGTCGCCGCATTGATGGCCCGCAGCCGCTCGCCGCTGATCGCGGTGGTCGACGGGACGAAGATGGTCGGCGTGATCACCGCGTCTCGGCTGTTGCAGGTGGCGCTCGCCGACATGTGA
- a CDS encoding SLC13 family permease: MTAIALISFVVAYVLIATERIHKTKAALGGAAIVLAAGVLDSGEAFFSHDTGVDWDVILLLFGMMIIVGVLRQTGVFEYTAIWAAKRAKGSPVRIMILLTLITAVASAFLDNVTTVLLIAPVTLLVCDRLGIRPVPFLIAEVLASNIGGAATLIGDPPNIIVASRSGLTFNDFLVHMAPIVVVELAVFTLILPILFRGSFDSDPARVADVMALNEREAIQDARLLIKCGVVLFAVFTGFIGHSVLHVDPAVVALLGAGVLILISGTESEDYLSGVEWETLLFFAGLFVMVGALVKTGVVKTMAQWATDATDGNALLAVMLILVVSALLSGIIDNIPYVATMSPLVADLTKTIDNPVHADALWWSLTLGADFGGNLTAVGASANVVMLGIAARAGTPVSFWEFTRKGAVVTVITIAVAAPYLWLRYFVFS, translated from the coding sequence ATGACCGCGATCGCCTTGATCTCGTTCGTGGTCGCGTATGTGTTGATCGCCACCGAACGGATTCACAAGACCAAGGCCGCCCTGGGTGGTGCCGCGATCGTCCTGGCTGCCGGTGTGCTCGACTCCGGGGAGGCGTTCTTCTCCCACGACACCGGCGTCGACTGGGACGTCATCCTGCTGCTGTTCGGCATGATGATCATCGTCGGGGTACTCCGCCAGACCGGCGTATTCGAATACACCGCGATCTGGGCGGCCAAGCGCGCCAAGGGATCTCCGGTCCGGATCATGATCCTGCTGACGCTGATCACCGCCGTCGCCTCGGCATTCCTCGACAATGTCACCACGGTGCTGTTGATCGCGCCGGTCACCTTACTGGTGTGCGATCGGCTGGGGATCCGGCCGGTGCCGTTTCTCATCGCCGAGGTGCTGGCCTCCAACATCGGCGGCGCGGCAACACTGATCGGCGATCCGCCGAATATCATCGTGGCCAGCCGAAGCGGGTTGACGTTCAACGACTTCCTCGTGCACATGGCGCCGATCGTGGTGGTCGAGCTCGCGGTGTTCACCCTGATCCTGCCGATCCTGTTCCGTGGCTCGTTCGATTCTGACCCCGCGCGGGTCGCCGATGTGATGGCCCTCAACGAACGGGAGGCGATCCAGGATGCGCGACTGCTGATCAAATGCGGTGTCGTGCTTTTCGCGGTGTTCACCGGGTTCATCGGGCATTCGGTACTGCATGTCGATCCGGCGGTGGTCGCCCTGCTCGGCGCCGGTGTGCTGATCCTCATCTCCGGTACCGAGTCCGAGGACTATCTCTCCGGAGTCGAATGGGAGACGTTGCTGTTCTTCGCCGGACTGTTCGTCATGGTCGGCGCCCTGGTCAAAACGGGTGTGGTCAAGACGATGGCGCAGTGGGCCACCGACGCCACCGACGGAAACGCACTGCTCGCGGTGATGCTGATCCTTGTGGTGTCGGCGCTGCTGTCGGGCATCATCGACAACATCCCCTATGTGGCGACGATGAGCCCGCTGGTCGCCGATCTCACCAAGACCATCGACAACCCGGTGCACGCCGACGCGCTGTGGTGGTCGCTCACGCTGGGCGCGGACTTCGGTGGCAACCTCACCGCCGTCGGCGCCAGCGCCAACGTCGTGATGCTCGGAATCGCCGCGCGAGCCGGCACTCCGGTGTCATTCTGGGAGTTCACCCGCAAAGGCGCGGTGGTCACCGTGATCACCATCGCGGTTGCCGCGCCGTATCTGTGGCTGCGCTATTTCGTGTTCAGCTGA